In Rahnella variigena, one DNA window encodes the following:
- a CDS encoding helix-turn-helix transcriptional regulator, protein MSSNDLENKNDVRQSVAERLLTLLKTRGELQASDAGHLLGTTGEAARQQFVKLAKEGLVEAKAVSQGVGRPSQYWQLTAAGHARFPDAHADLTVQLLQLIRTSLGDSALDQLITSREKITQENYHQAMLGAVSMEEKLQRLTDIRTREGYMADWTLQEDGSYLFIENHCPICAAAATCQGFCRAERDVFSEVLDADVQRTEHILQGARRCAYVIR, encoded by the coding sequence ATGTCAAGCAATGACTTGGAAAATAAAAATGACGTCAGACAAAGTGTGGCAGAGCGCCTGCTGACGCTTCTGAAAACGCGCGGGGAATTACAGGCCAGTGATGCCGGTCACCTTTTGGGCACCACCGGAGAAGCCGCACGACAACAGTTCGTGAAGCTGGCAAAAGAAGGTCTGGTGGAAGCCAAAGCCGTTTCCCAGGGTGTCGGCCGCCCGTCACAATACTGGCAGCTGACCGCCGCAGGCCATGCGCGATTCCCCGATGCGCACGCCGATCTCACCGTACAACTTTTGCAGCTGATCCGCACCTCTCTGGGCGATTCAGCGCTGGATCAGCTGATCACTTCGCGGGAAAAAATCACGCAGGAAAACTACCACCAGGCGATGCTCGGGGCGGTGTCGATGGAAGAAAAATTGCAAAGGCTGACGGATATCCGTACCCGTGAAGGTTATATGGCGGACTGGACATTACAGGAAGATGGCAGTTATCTGTTTATCGAAAATCACTGCCCGATTTGTGCCGCCGCCGCTACCTGTCAGGGATTTTGCCGGGCAGAACGCGATGTGTTCAGCGAAGTGCTGGATGCTGATGTGCAACGCACCGAGCATATTTTACAGGGCGCACGGCGTTGTGCCTATGTGATCCGATAA
- the pbpG gene encoding D-alanyl-D-alanine endopeptidase, which translates to MHVKIRLLVLSLLALNTGMLSAPAAFAAKQEQAVAPIVQIASGSAMVVDLKSHEVIYSRNPDEVRPIASLTKLMTAMVTLDANLPLDEVINVDISNTPEMRGVFSRVKINSEITRRQMIQLALMSSENRAAASLAAHYPGGYSAFIKAMNAKAKSLGMTHTHYVEPTGLSPHNVSTARDLTRLLLASQRYPLIGQLSTTAEKTAVFSHPAYALPFRNTNHLIINPSWNIQLTKTGYTDDAGHCLAMRTTINGKPVTLVVMDAFGKYTAFADANRLRTWMETGKTVPVPQIAKNYRKQKEQQKTQPSVEEADD; encoded by the coding sequence ATGCATGTGAAAATCCGTCTTCTGGTTCTGAGCTTATTAGCCTTAAATACAGGCATGTTGTCTGCACCTGCCGCCTTCGCTGCAAAGCAAGAGCAGGCCGTCGCCCCGATTGTTCAAATTGCTTCCGGCAGCGCCATGGTGGTGGATCTTAAAAGCCATGAAGTGATTTATTCCCGAAATCCTGATGAGGTGAGGCCGATTGCCTCCCTGACAAAGCTGATGACCGCTATGGTCACGCTGGATGCGAATCTGCCACTCGACGAAGTGATTAACGTCGATATCAGTAATACGCCTGAAATGCGCGGCGTTTTCTCCCGCGTGAAAATCAACAGCGAAATTACCCGTCGTCAAATGATTCAGCTGGCGCTGATGTCTTCGGAAAACCGTGCAGCAGCCAGTCTCGCGGCGCATTATCCTGGCGGTTACTCAGCATTCATTAAAGCCATGAATGCCAAAGCGAAATCGCTGGGAATGACCCACACGCATTATGTGGAACCGACCGGTTTATCGCCGCATAACGTCTCGACTGCACGCGATTTGACCCGTCTGCTGCTGGCTTCCCAGCGTTATCCGCTGATCGGCCAGCTGAGCACCACAGCCGAAAAAACCGCGGTCTTCAGCCATCCGGCGTATGCCTTGCCATTTCGTAATACCAATCATCTGATCATAAACCCGTCCTGGAATATCCAGCTGACCAAGACCGGTTACACCGATGATGCAGGGCATTGTCTGGCGATGCGCACCACCATCAACGGTAAACCGGTTACCCTGGTCGTGATGGATGCTTTCGGAAAATACACCGCATTTGCCGACGCCAACCGTCTGCGCACCTGGATGGAAACCGGTAAAACTGTGCCCGTTCCACAAATTGCGAAGAACTATCGTAAGCAGAAAGAGCAGCAGAAGACGCAGCCTTCCGTCGAAGAAGCAGACGACTAA
- the rhlE gene encoding ATP-dependent RNA helicase RhlE: protein MSFDSLGLSAEILRAVEEQGYREPTPIQRQAIPVVLEGRDLMASAQTGTGKTAGFTLPLLNMLSHTNAQFKGRRPVRALILTPTRELAAQIGENVQAYSKYLTLRSLVVFGGVSINPQMMKLRGGVDVLIATPGRLLDLEHQRAVDLSQVEILVLDEADRMLDMGFIHDIRRVLAKLPARRQNLLFSATFSDEIKGLASKLLTNPASVEVARRNTASAQIEQSVHFVDKKRKRELLSQMIGEGDWKQVLVFNRTKHGANHLAEQLNKDGITAAAIHGNKSQGARTRALADFKAGSIRVLVATDIAARGLDIDQLPHVVNYELPNVPEDYVHRIGRTGRAEATGEAISLVCVDEHKLLRDIERLLKREIPRIALEGYEPDPSIKAEPIINGRQGSGGGGRGAPRQGQRPGAPRSGAPRSGAPRQGGNGQRSGTSENRGSENRGSAENRPARSRPAHAGQRRTGNAGSGNK, encoded by the coding sequence ATGTCATTTGATTCCCTCGGCTTAAGTGCCGAAATTTTGCGTGCTGTTGAAGAACAGGGCTATCGCGAACCTACGCCTATTCAGCGTCAGGCTATTCCTGTCGTGCTGGAAGGTCGTGACCTGATGGCGAGTGCGCAGACCGGTACCGGTAAAACCGCTGGTTTTACCCTGCCGCTGCTCAATATGCTCAGCCATACCAACGCGCAATTCAAAGGACGTCGCCCGGTTCGTGCGCTGATCCTGACCCCAACCCGTGAGCTGGCGGCGCAGATTGGTGAAAACGTACAGGCTTACAGCAAATACCTGACCCTGCGTTCGCTGGTGGTATTTGGTGGTGTGAGCATCAACCCGCAGATGATGAAACTGCGCGGTGGTGTGGATGTTTTGATCGCAACGCCTGGTCGTTTGCTGGATCTTGAACATCAGCGTGCTGTTGATTTATCTCAGGTTGAAATTCTGGTGCTGGACGAAGCCGACCGCATGCTGGACATGGGCTTCATTCATGACATCCGTCGCGTGCTGGCGAAACTGCCTGCCAGGCGTCAGAACCTGCTGTTCTCCGCGACCTTCTCTGATGAGATTAAAGGTCTGGCGAGCAAGTTGCTGACCAACCCTGCTTCTGTCGAAGTAGCCCGTCGCAACACCGCTTCTGCGCAAATTGAACAAAGCGTTCACTTTGTTGATAAGAAACGTAAAAGAGAATTGCTGTCTCAGATGATCGGCGAAGGCGACTGGAAACAGGTGCTGGTCTTCAACCGTACCAAACATGGCGCAAACCATCTGGCTGAGCAGCTGAATAAAGACGGCATCACTGCCGCCGCTATTCACGGTAACAAAAGTCAGGGCGCACGTACCCGCGCACTGGCCGATTTCAAAGCCGGTTCTATCCGTGTTCTGGTCGCGACTGACATCGCTGCGCGTGGTCTGGATATCGACCAGCTGCCGCACGTGGTGAACTACGAGCTGCCAAACGTACCGGAAGATTACGTTCACCGTATCGGCCGTACCGGTCGTGCGGAAGCCACCGGCGAAGCGATTTCTCTGGTGTGCGTTGACGAACACAAACTGCTGCGTGATATCGAACGTCTGCTGAAACGTGAAATTCCACGCATCGCGCTGGAAGGTTACGAGCCAGACCCGAGCATCAAAGCTGAGCCGATCATTAATGGTCGTCAGGGCAGCGGCGGCGGTGGTCGTGGCGCGCCACGTCAGGGCCAGCGTCCGGGCGCACCGCGCTCTGGTGCTCCACGTTCCGGCGCTCCGCGTCAGGGCGGAAATGGTCAGCGCAGCGGTACCTCAGAAAATCGTGGTTCAGAAAACCGCGGTTCAGCTGAAAACCGTCCGGCACGTTCGCGTCCTGCTCATGCAGGTCAGCGTCGCACCGGCAATGCAGGCAGCGGCAACAAGTAA
- the moaB gene encoding molybdenum cofactor biosynthesis protein B, producing the protein MSKASKEFLPLSVAIMTVSDRRTDAEDTSGHYLKEAVTESGHHVVAQQIVKENIYSIRAVVSAWIADEKIQAILINGGTGFNAGNNTPEALKPLFDREIEGFGELFRMVSFEDIGTSTIQSRAIGGIANQTVIFAMPGSTRACQTAWDNIIEAQLDARQGPCNFTPHLKK; encoded by the coding sequence ATGAGCAAAGCCAGTAAAGAGTTTTTGCCTTTATCTGTGGCGATCATGACGGTTTCCGACCGCCGCACCGACGCTGAAGACACATCCGGGCATTACCTGAAAGAGGCCGTGACCGAAAGCGGGCATCACGTCGTCGCACAGCAAATCGTCAAAGAGAACATTTACAGCATCCGCGCCGTGGTTTCTGCGTGGATAGCGGATGAAAAAATCCAGGCGATTCTGATCAACGGTGGTACCGGTTTTAACGCCGGCAACAATACGCCGGAAGCGCTGAAACCGCTGTTTGACCGCGAAATCGAAGGCTTTGGCGAGTTGTTCCGCATGGTGTCGTTTGAAGATATCGGTACCTCGACCATTCAGTCGCGCGCCATTGGCGGCATCGCCAACCAGACGGTAATTTTCGCCATGCCCGGCTCGACCCGCGCCTGCCAGACCGCCTGGGACAACATCATTGAAGCGCAGCTCGACGCCCGTCAGGGACCGTGCAATTTCACTCCACATTTGAAGAAATAA
- the dusC gene encoding tRNA dihydrouridine(16) synthase DusC, with protein sequence MRVLLAPMEGVLDPLVRELLTEVNDYDLCITEFVRVVDQLLPAKVFHRLCPELHHDSRTPSGTRVRVQLLGQYPQWLAENAAFAVELGSYGVDLNCGCPSKMVNGSGGGATLLKDPELIYQGAKAMRAAVPAHLPVTVKVRLGWDSLERSFEIADAVQQAGATELTVHGRTKEDGYKPERINWAAIGEIRQRLSIPVIANGEIWDYESGQACLQTTGCDAVMLGRGALNIPNLSRVVKYNEPRMPWPDVMTLLQKYTRLEKQGDTGLYHVARIKQWLSYLRKEYEEATELFTEVRVLKTSKEIAERINR encoded by the coding sequence ATGCGCGTATTACTGGCTCCGATGGAAGGTGTGCTTGATCCTCTGGTTCGTGAACTTCTCACTGAAGTGAACGACTACGATTTGTGCATCACTGAGTTTGTGCGTGTGGTCGATCAGCTGCTGCCCGCCAAAGTTTTCCATCGCCTGTGCCCCGAATTACATCACGACAGCCGTACGCCCTCCGGTACGCGGGTGCGTGTTCAACTGCTTGGACAATATCCGCAATGGCTGGCTGAAAACGCCGCTTTTGCCGTTGAGCTCGGCTCTTACGGAGTGGATCTCAACTGTGGTTGCCCGTCGAAAATGGTCAACGGCAGCGGCGGCGGAGCCACGCTACTTAAAGATCCTGAGCTGATTTATCAGGGTGCGAAAGCCATGCGCGCCGCCGTTCCCGCGCATTTGCCGGTGACCGTGAAAGTACGTCTTGGCTGGGATTCCCTCGAGCGCAGTTTTGAAATTGCTGATGCAGTACAGCAGGCCGGTGCCACCGAACTGACCGTTCACGGGCGAACCAAAGAAGACGGTTACAAGCCGGAGCGCATTAACTGGGCCGCGATTGGTGAAATCCGTCAGCGGCTGAGTATTCCGGTGATTGCTAACGGCGAAATCTGGGATTACGAAAGCGGTCAGGCCTGTCTGCAAACCACCGGTTGCGATGCGGTAATGCTGGGGCGTGGTGCGTTGAATATCCCGAACCTCAGCCGCGTGGTGAAGTACAACGAACCGCGTATGCCGTGGCCGGATGTGATGACGCTGTTGCAGAAATACACCCGTCTGGAAAAGCAGGGCGACACCGGTTTGTATCACGTTGCGCGTATCAAACAGTGGCTGAGCTACTTGCGCAAAGAGTACGAAGAAGCGACAGAGTTATTTACTGAAGTGCGCGTGCTGAAGACGTCGAAGGAAATTGCCGAACGCATCAACCGGTGA
- the moaE gene encoding molybdopterin synthase catalytic subunit MoaE, which produces MSETKIVVDAAPFSVGDEYNWLAQSDADGAVVTFTGKVRNHNLGNHVSALTLEHYPGMTEKALAEIVAEARSRWPLQRVSVYHRVGPMYPGDEIVFVGVTSAHRGMAFEANEFIMDHLKTRAPFWKREATEEGDRWVDARDSDKQAAARW; this is translated from the coding sequence ATGAGCGAGACGAAAATTGTTGTGGATGCCGCGCCGTTCAGCGTGGGTGATGAGTACAACTGGCTGGCGCAATCTGACGCCGACGGTGCTGTGGTGACGTTTACCGGCAAAGTGCGCAATCACAATCTGGGTAATCATGTCAGCGCGTTAACGCTGGAACATTATCCGGGCATGACCGAAAAAGCGCTGGCAGAAATTGTTGCTGAAGCCCGTTCCCGCTGGCCGCTGCAACGCGTGTCGGTTTATCACCGCGTGGGTCCGATGTATCCGGGGGATGAAATCGTGTTTGTCGGCGTGACCAGCGCGCATCGTGGCATGGCTTTTGAAGCCAATGAATTCATTATGGATCATCTGAAAACCCGCGCACCGTTCTGGAAGCGTGAGGCCACGGAAGAGGGCGACCGCTGGGTTGATGCCCGTGACAGCGATAAACAGGCCGCGGCGCGCTGGTAA
- a CDS encoding Bax inhibitor-1/YccA family protein, which yields MDRYPRSNGSIVERANTGIQAYMAQVYGWMFCGLLLTAFVAWYASGSEKIMSFVFSSQITFFGLIIAQLALVFVISGMVNRLSGTVATGLFMLYSALTGLTLSSIFLVYTGDSIFGTFIVAAGMFGAMSVYGYVTKRDLTGIGSMLFMALIGLVLASLVNMWLKSSGLANIISYAGVLIFVGLTAYDTQKLKNMGAQLSADDRDNFRKYSIVGALTLYLDFINLFLMLLRIFGNRR from the coding sequence ATGGATCGATATCCACGCAGTAACGGTTCAATTGTTGAACGCGCGAATACCGGCATTCAGGCGTACATGGCGCAAGTGTATGGCTGGATGTTCTGTGGTTTGCTGCTGACCGCATTTGTGGCCTGGTACGCCTCCGGCTCTGAGAAAATCATGAGTTTTGTTTTCTCCAGCCAGATTACTTTCTTCGGTTTGATCATCGCGCAGCTGGCGCTGGTCTTCGTGATTTCTGGCATGGTGAATCGCCTGAGTGGCACGGTCGCCACCGGTTTGTTCATGCTGTATTCCGCGCTGACCGGGCTGACGCTTTCCAGTATTTTCCTGGTCTACACCGGTGATTCGATTTTCGGTACCTTCATTGTCGCCGCCGGTATGTTTGGCGCGATGAGCGTTTACGGATACGTGACCAAGCGTGACCTGACCGGTATCGGCAGTATGTTGTTCATGGCGCTGATCGGCCTGGTGCTGGCATCGCTGGTGAACATGTGGCTGAAAAGCTCCGGCCTCGCGAACATCATTTCTTACGCCGGTGTGCTGATCTTCGTCGGTCTGACCGCGTATGACACACAGAAGCTGAAAAACATGGGTGCGCAGTTGTCTGCTGATGATCGCGATAACTTCCGTAAATACTCCATTGTTGGCGCACTGACGTTGTATCTCGATTTCATCAACCTGTTCCTGATGCTGTTGCGGATTTTCGGCAACCGCCGGTAA
- a CDS encoding MFS transporter, translating into MSGSQNGWADLFSAENRGSAITLSAGVALYATNSYIVITILPSVVQDIGGLAWYAWNTTLYVVCSILGSALSARLMRTAGPRGSYLMATGIFIAGAAICTAAPNMPVLLLGRALQGLGGGFLFALSYAMINLLFKESLWPRAMALISAMWGIATLIGPAVGGIFAELHAWRWAFGLLLPVTSLFGLWVWRILPKAQREKQADEPLPLMQLALLTGSVLVVSAGSLSSEGLINLLGFVIAVVMMLILRHREFTADVRLLPRDALRRSSPLYGLYLVMSLLIIGLGCELFVPYMLQHLHGQAPLAAGYITAAAAAGWTLSEVASSGWTGRRADNAIVCGPVILAAGLLLLLFTVPVAFGLPWLNISGVVLGLTLAGFGIGLGWPHLLTRVLQQAPEDDREKAGASITVVQSFASALGAALAGTVANFAGVSQGDAGAANAAFWMFLLFAIPAFLAVWIAWRSVKARQASGNAPEHLSRDLSQG; encoded by the coding sequence ATGTCGGGAAGTCAGAACGGTTGGGCGGACTTATTCAGTGCAGAGAACCGCGGGAGCGCCATCACCCTCAGTGCCGGTGTCGCGCTTTACGCCACCAACAGTTACATCGTGATCACCATTTTGCCCTCTGTCGTGCAGGATATCGGCGGGCTGGCGTGGTATGCGTGGAACACTACACTGTACGTCGTGTGCTCCATACTGGGCTCGGCACTTTCCGCCCGTCTGATGCGGACCGCCGGACCCCGCGGCAGTTATCTGATGGCGACCGGTATTTTTATCGCCGGTGCCGCGATTTGTACCGCCGCACCGAATATGCCGGTGTTGCTGCTCGGAAGGGCGTTGCAGGGGCTGGGCGGCGGATTCCTGTTTGCGCTTTCTTACGCGATGATCAATCTGCTGTTTAAAGAATCTCTCTGGCCGCGGGCAATGGCGCTGATTTCTGCCATGTGGGGGATTGCGACGCTGATCGGCCCGGCAGTGGGCGGGATTTTTGCGGAACTGCACGCCTGGCGTTGGGCATTTGGTTTGCTGCTGCCGGTGACGTCTTTGTTCGGGCTGTGGGTATGGCGGATTTTGCCAAAAGCGCAGCGTGAAAAACAGGCCGACGAGCCGTTACCGTTGATGCAGCTGGCGTTGCTGACCGGCTCGGTGCTGGTGGTTTCTGCGGGGAGTTTGTCCTCCGAAGGCCTGATTAACCTGCTCGGATTCGTGATTGCGGTGGTGATGATGTTAATTCTGCGTCACCGCGAATTTACCGCTGATGTCAGGCTGCTGCCGCGCGATGCATTACGCCGTTCTTCTCCGCTTTACGGGCTGTATCTGGTGATGAGTCTGCTGATTATCGGCCTCGGCTGCGAACTGTTTGTCCCTTATATGCTGCAACATTTGCATGGTCAGGCGCCGCTGGCGGCCGGTTATATCACGGCAGCCGCGGCAGCGGGCTGGACATTAAGCGAAGTCGCGAGCTCCGGCTGGACAGGTCGCCGTGCCGACAACGCCATTGTCTGCGGGCCGGTGATACTGGCTGCCGGTTTGCTTTTATTGTTGTTTACCGTACCCGTCGCGTTTGGTCTGCCGTGGCTAAATATCAGTGGTGTGGTTCTCGGGCTGACGCTGGCCGGTTTCGGCATCGGTCTTGGCTGGCCGCATCTGCTGACCCGCGTGCTGCAACAGGCTCCGGAGGACGACCGCGAAAAAGCCGGTGCATCAATAACTGTCGTGCAGTCTTTTGCGTCAGCGCTCGGCGCGGCACTGGCGGGCACTGTCGCTAACTTCGCGGGCGTGAGTCAGGGAGATGCCGGTGCGGCCAACGCGGCATTCTGGATGTTCCTGCTGTTTGCCATACCGGCGTTCCTGGCTGTGTGGATTGCCTGGCGCTCGGTAAAAGCCCGGCAGGCCAGCGGCAATGCGCCGGAACACCTGAGCCGCGATTTGTCACAAGGGTAA
- a CDS encoding gluconate 2-dehydrogenase subunit 3 family protein → MKRRHFLTSMAVLLFSTALKVKAKIFSGGMPWIIHSVRPPKPVVAGEWTFFTPEEVSLVETLADRIIPADELSIGGKEAGCAVFLDRQLSGDFGKAVTTYRLGPVIQDGLPQAGPQYKDTPAERYKLGLTALNNVAKSRNNGKNFTELSGEQQDDLLRRVESGEIPLAGVNGQLFFNMLVQNMREGFFSDPLYGGNKDMAGWKMLGFPGARYDFRDVIDRRGEDLHIEPVSMLSQYEKS, encoded by the coding sequence GTGAAACGCAGACATTTTCTGACCTCTATGGCGGTGCTGTTATTCAGCACTGCGCTGAAGGTTAAAGCCAAAATCTTCTCCGGTGGTATGCCGTGGATTATCCATTCGGTTCGTCCGCCAAAACCGGTGGTCGCCGGTGAATGGACATTTTTCACGCCCGAAGAAGTCAGCCTGGTGGAAACCCTGGCCGACCGTATCATTCCGGCAGATGAACTCAGTATCGGCGGTAAAGAGGCCGGTTGCGCGGTGTTTCTGGATCGTCAACTGAGCGGCGATTTCGGCAAAGCGGTAACTACCTATCGTCTCGGGCCGGTGATTCAGGACGGGTTGCCGCAGGCCGGACCGCAATATAAAGACACGCCAGCCGAACGTTACAAACTGGGGCTGACGGCGCTGAATAACGTCGCGAAATCGCGCAATAACGGGAAAAACTTCACCGAGCTTTCCGGCGAACAACAGGACGATTTACTGCGTCGCGTGGAATCCGGCGAAATTCCGCTGGCGGGCGTCAACGGCCAGCTGTTCTTCAACATGTTAGTGCAGAACATGCGTGAGGGATTCTTCTCCGACCCGTTATATGGCGGCAACAAAGATATGGCGGGCTGGAAAATGCTCGGTTTCCCCGGTGCGCGTTATGACTTCCGGGATGTCATCGACCGCCGTGGCGAAGACTTACATATCGAGCCGGTCAGCATGTTGTCCCAATACGAAAAATCATAA
- the moaC gene encoding cyclic pyranopterin monophosphate synthase MoaC, with protein MSELTHINASGDAHMVDVSGKAETVREARAEAFVEMAAGTLAMIINGNHHKGDVFATARIAGIQAAKKTWDLIPLCHPLLLTKVEVNLDAQPEHNRVRIESRCRLSGKTGVEMEALTAASVAALTIYDMCKAVQKDMVIGPIRLLEKTGGKSGDFKVEGKVEI; from the coding sequence ATGTCTGAACTCACTCACATTAATGCTTCCGGCGACGCGCACATGGTGGATGTCTCCGGTAAAGCCGAAACGGTTCGCGAAGCGCGAGCCGAAGCCTTTGTTGAAATGGCGGCCGGTACGCTGGCGATGATCATTAACGGCAACCACCATAAAGGTGATGTGTTCGCTACGGCGCGTATCGCTGGCATTCAGGCGGCGAAAAAGACCTGGGATTTAATCCCGCTGTGTCATCCGCTGTTGCTGACCAAAGTGGAAGTAAATCTCGACGCGCAGCCGGAACATAACCGCGTGCGCATCGAATCCCGCTGCCGTCTGAGTGGAAAAACCGGCGTGGAAATGGAAGCGCTGACGGCGGCTTCCGTGGCGGCGCTGACTATTTACGATATGTGTAAAGCGGTGCAGAAAGATATGGTGATCGGCCCGATCCGCCTGCTGGAAAAAACCGGCGGCAAATCCGGAGACTTTAAGGTGGAAGGTAAGGTGGAAATATGA
- the mdtG gene encoding multidrug efflux MFS transporter MdtG encodes METWKVNLISVWLGCFFTGMAMSQILPFLPLYIEQLGVTSHESLSLWSGLVFSGTFLVSAIVAPLWGSLADRKGRKLMLLRAALGMAIVMMLQGFATNVWQLFILRTLMGLTSGYIPNAMALVASQVPRDKSGWALGTLSTGQVSGVIIGPLLGGFMADHLGLRTVFFVTSAMLFISFLITLFLIKERVVPVTKANRLSGKAVFTTLPYPWLIVSLFVTTMMIQLANGSISPILTLFIREISSDTSNIAFISGVIAAVPGVSALMAAPKLGKLGDRIGAHRILIAALVFCFILFCLMALINTPTQLGILRFMLGFGDGALMPAVQALLVKYSSDQVTGRIFGYNQSFMYLGNVIGPLIGSSASALLGFRWVFIVTAILVLFNTVQVWWSFRRVPTGRVRV; translated from the coding sequence ATGGAAACCTGGAAAGTAAATTTAATCTCCGTCTGGCTGGGCTGTTTTTTCACCGGCATGGCGATGAGTCAGATCCTGCCTTTTTTACCGCTTTACATCGAACAGCTTGGCGTCACATCTCATGAATCACTGAGCCTGTGGTCAGGACTGGTGTTCAGCGGTACGTTTCTGGTTTCGGCCATCGTTGCGCCGCTGTGGGGCAGCCTTGCGGATCGTAAAGGCCGCAAGCTGATGTTGCTGCGCGCCGCACTGGGTATGGCAATTGTCATGATGTTGCAGGGTTTCGCCACCAACGTCTGGCAGCTTTTCATTCTGCGTACGCTGATGGGGCTGACGTCCGGGTATATACCCAATGCGATGGCGCTGGTCGCCTCGCAGGTGCCCCGGGATAAAAGCGGCTGGGCGCTGGGCACCTTGTCTACCGGTCAGGTATCTGGTGTCATTATCGGCCCGCTGCTCGGCGGTTTTATGGCTGACCATCTCGGCCTGCGCACGGTATTTTTCGTCACCAGCGCCATGTTGTTTATCAGCTTCCTGATCACATTATTTCTGATCAAAGAACGCGTAGTGCCGGTGACCAAAGCCAACCGGCTGAGTGGTAAAGCGGTATTCACCACACTGCCTTATCCGTGGCTCATCGTCAGCCTGTTCGTTACCACCATGATGATTCAACTGGCGAACGGTTCCATCAGCCCGATCCTGACGCTGTTTATCCGCGAGATTTCGTCTGACACCAGCAACATCGCGTTTATCAGCGGCGTGATTGCCGCGGTACCCGGCGTTTCCGCGCTGATGGCCGCCCCGAAACTCGGTAAGCTCGGCGACCGCATTGGCGCGCACCGCATTCTTATCGCCGCACTGGTCTTTTGCTTCATTCTGTTCTGCCTGATGGCGCTGATTAATACACCGACCCAGCTGGGTATTTTGCGTTTCATGCTAGGTTTCGGTGATGGCGCGCTGATGCCTGCGGTTCAGGCGCTGCTGGTGAAATACAGCAGTGATCAGGTCACCGGCCGGATATTTGGATACAACCAGTCGTTTATGTATCTCGGGAACGTGATCGGGCCGCTGATTGGCTCGAGCGCCTCAGCCCTGCTCGGCTTCCGGTGGGTGTTTATCGTGACGGCGATTCTGGTGCTGTTTAACACCGTGCAGGTGTGGTGGAGTTTTCGGCGTGTACCGACGGGGCGGGTCAGAGTTTGA
- the moaD gene encoding molybdopterin synthase sulfur carrier subunit, translating into MIDVLFFAQVRELTGTSSLQLPSDFSTVEELRTSLTARGDRWALALESGKLLVAVNQTLTTMAHPLTAGDEVAFFPPVTGG; encoded by the coding sequence ATGATCGACGTTCTTTTCTTCGCGCAGGTACGCGAACTGACCGGCACCTCGAGCCTGCAACTTCCGTCGGATTTCTCAACGGTGGAAGAGTTACGGACTTCGCTTACGGCGCGCGGTGACCGCTGGGCACTGGCGCTGGAATCCGGAAAGTTACTGGTGGCGGTTAACCAGACGCTGACCACGATGGCGCATCCGCTCACGGCGGGCGATGAAGTGGCCTTCTTCCCACCGGTCACCGGGGGCTGA
- a CDS encoding aspartate/glutamate racemase family protein: MRITCLHTADSNIAVFDHTARELGLTQHQFLHVSRPDLLAAAEKAGGLTEDIRQQTADVLLALSENADRVLLTCSTLGSAATLASETATVPVLRVDQALAQQAMKTAGNVVVLCAVETTLEPTQQLFTQVEKHPQAQFEIRLVTGAWEKFKQGDLAGYLQAIAAAADAQYLKGAVCVVLAQASMTGAAQLTQTGKPLTSPECGLRAALA, translated from the coding sequence ATGCGCATCACCTGTTTACACACGGCGGACAGCAATATTGCGGTATTTGACCATACAGCGCGGGAGCTTGGGCTAACTCAGCATCAGTTTCTCCATGTCTCACGGCCTGATTTACTGGCCGCAGCCGAAAAGGCAGGCGGACTGACTGAGGATATTCGTCAGCAAACTGCCGATGTGTTGCTGGCATTGAGTGAAAATGCCGACCGCGTTTTACTGACCTGCTCGACGCTGGGTTCAGCCGCAACGCTTGCCAGCGAAACAGCCACGGTGCCGGTTTTGCGAGTCGATCAGGCGCTGGCGCAACAGGCCATGAAAACGGCGGGCAATGTGGTCGTGCTGTGTGCAGTCGAAACGACCCTGGAGCCGACGCAACAGTTATTCACGCAGGTGGAAAAGCATCCGCAGGCACAGTTTGAAATCCGTCTGGTAACCGGCGCATGGGAAAAGTTTAAGCAGGGTGATCTGGCGGGATACTTACAGGCCATCGCGGCAGCGGCTGATGCGCAATATTTGAAAGGTGCGGTCTGTGTGGTGCTGGCACAGGCATCAATGACCGGCGCGGCGCAGCTGACACAAACGGGCAAACCGCTCACCAGCCCCGAATGTGGCTTACGCGCGGCGCTGGCCTGA